The sequence CGGGCCGCCACCCGCACATCGCCATCGGCTGCGAGGCGGAGCTGTACGTCGACACGCTCGGCGGCAGCCTCACCGTCAAGACGGTCAACGACACGGACACCCCGGACGGCATCTACGAGGAGCCGGTCACCGAACCGCTCCAGTCGCTCGCCGACGCCGAGGTCGAGTACGCGGAGCTCGGCCCGCTGGTCCTGCTGCGGGTCCGCCCGTACAAGGAGGAGGCGAGGCGCTACCTCGTCTTCAACGCGCTGCTCTCCACCGTCACCCGGCTGGACGGCATCGGACCGGCCTGCCAACGGCTCCCCGAGGACCAGGGGATCATCTTCCCCGGCGGCTTCTACCTGACCACGGGCGAGGCCAGGACCTTCGACATCGCGCAGCCGCTCACCGACCCCGTCTTCGAGGACGCCGTCCGCTCCCCCAACGGCGAGGACGTGCTCTACGTCTTCCGCTCCCGCCGGGACGGGCGGAGCCTGCTGCTGCCGTACAACGTGATCCGCCAGGAGGTGGCCACCCCGCTCCAGGGCCGGGGCCACGCGCTGCTGGACGACGGCACGCTCGTCGTCCTGCGCGACCCGGTGGAGGGCGGCGACGGCGGCGCGGCCCGCGTCCACCCGTTGCAGCGCTGGCAGACCCCGTACGTCTCCGACACCTATGCCGCCTCCCGCCCCGTCGGGGACGGTCCGCTGGCCCGGGTCGGCAACGCCGACCTCGTGCGCGGGATCTCCGACTGCCTGGCACTCGCGCACGCCGCGTCCGAGACGACGCCGACGGCCGCCGTGTACGACCGGCTGGTCACCGACTGCGTCCGCGCGGGCGACCGCTACCACTGGCTGGGCGACACCGAACTCGGCGACCTCGCCGACCCGTTGGGGGAGCTGCGGGAGACCGCCCGCCAGGTCGTGGCGGAGTTCGAGGCCGTCCAGGAGCTGACCCGGCAGGCCGCGGACGCGCTCACCGAGACGGCCGACCGCATCACCACCATGGTCCGCCGGGTCCGCGGCGAGGCCCCGCGCACGGCCGCCGAGTGGGTCGAGAGGCTGACCGAACTACGCGGCGCACACGGCCACTTGGCGACGCTCGCCGAGATGCGGTACGCGGACACCGAGCGCATCGCGCAACTCACCGCCACCACGAACGACGACATCGAAGCGGCGGGCCGGCGCGCGGTGGCGTTCCTGGCCAGGGACGACGCGTTCGCCGGCTACCACGAGGACATCGCCCGCCTCACCGAGGAGGCGGGCGAGATCGCCTCGGTCTCCGACGCCTCCGCGCTCGGGGACCGGCTGGCCGGCATGACCGACGGCCTGAGCACGGTCACGGACGTCGTCGCCGGGCTCGACATCGGCGACGGGGTGGTCCGTACGTCGATCCTGGAGCGGATCGCGGAGGTCCTCGGCGCCGTCAACCGGGCCCGCGCCACGCTCGACGCCCGCCGCCGCACGCTGCTGGACCACGAGGGCCGGGCCGAGTTCGCCGCCGAGGCCGCGCTGCTCGGGCAGGCCGTCACGGCCGCGCTGGCCGCCGCCGACACGCCGGACTCCTGCGACGAGCAGCTGGCGAGGCTGCTGCTCCAGCTGGAGAACCTGGAGGCGCGGTTCGCGGAGTTCGACGACTTCCTGGCGGAGCTCGGCGAGCGCCGGACGGAGGTGTACGAGGCGTTCTCGGCGCGCAGGCAGAGCCTTCAGGACGCCCTCGCCCGCCGCACCGAACGCCTCGCGGACTCCGCCGCCCGCGTCTTGGAGACGGTCGCCCGCCGCAGCGCCGCGCTGCCGGACCCGGACGCCGTCCACACGTACTTCGCCTCCGACCCGATGGTCGCCAAGATCCGCCGCACCGCCGAGGAGCTGCGCGGCCTGGGCGACACCGTGCGCGCCGAGGAGCTGGACGGCCGGCTGCTCGCCGCCCGCCAGGAGGCGGGCCGGGCGCTGCGCGACCGCAGTGAGCTGTACGCGGACGGCGGGGCGGTGATCCGGCTGGGCCGGCACCGGTTCGCGGTGAACACCCAGCCGTTCGAGCTGACGCTGGTGCCCCAGGACGACCGCCTCGCGTTCGCGGTCACCGGGACCGACTACCGGATGCCGGTCACCGACCCGGAGTTCGCCGCGACCCGTCCGTACTGGGAGCAGTCGCTGCCCTCCGAGTCGCCGTCCGTCTACCGGGGCGAGCACCTGGCGGCCCGGCTCCTCGCCGAGCAGGGCGCGGACCGGCTCGCCGCCCTGGGGGAGACCGAACTCGCGACCCGGGTCCGGGAGTCGGCGCAGGCCGCGTACGACGAGGGGTACCAGCGCGGCGTCCACGACGAGGACGCGACCGCGATCCTGGGCGCGCTGCTGCGGCTGCACGCGGACGCCGGCCTGCTGCGCTTCACGCCCGCCGTCCGGGCCGCCGCCCAGCTGTTCTGGACCCATGAGGCGGACGACGCCCGCCGCACCTCCTGGACCCGCCGCGCCCGCTCGCTGGCCCGCGCCCGGGAGACCTTCGGGCTCGCCCCGGCCATCGCCGCGCTCCAGGAGGAGTGGGCGTCGGTGATCCCGGGCGAGGGCTCCGGGGGCGTCGCCGCGTACCTCTTCGAGGAGCTGACCGGCGGCCCCGAGGGCTTCGTGACGGGCGCCGCCGTCCGCGCCTTCCTGGACAAGTTCCGCCACGCCACCGGCACTTCGGCGTACGACGAGGACCTCGCCGCCCTCGCGGACGACCTGCCGGCCCGCCGCCAGCTCGTGGAGGGCTGGCTCACCTCGTACGCCGGGGCGAGCGGCACGGACATCGACCCGGGCGACCTCGCGGAGGCCGTCGCCGTGGAGCTGTGCCCCGAGCCGCTGCTCGCCCGCTACGAGGCGGACGCGCCGCTCACCGAGACCGTGGACGGCCTCCTGGGCGTCCACCCCCGCGTCGACCGCGGCCGGCTCACCGTACGTATCGACGAACTCCTCGCCCGTACCGAGCGGTTCCGCATCGAAACGGTCCCCGGCTTCCGCGCGTACCAGCGCAGGCGCACCACCCTGGTCTCGGCCGAGCGGACCCGGCTGCGGCTGGACGACCACCGCCCGCGCGTCATGTCCGCGTTCGTGCGCAACCGGCTGCTGGACGAGGTGTACCTGCCGCTGATCGGCGACAGCCTGGCCAAGCAGCTCGGCACCGCCGACGCCGACCGCCGTACCGACTCGCAGGGCCTGCTGCTGCTCGTCTCCCCGCCCGGCTACGGCAAGACGACGCTCATGGAGTACGTCGCCGACCGGCTCGGCCTGGTCCTCGTCAAGATCAGCGGCCCCAATCTCGGCCACGACGTGACCTCGCTCGACCCGGCGCAGGGGGGCAGCGCCACCGCGCGCCAGGAGATCGAGAAGATCAACTTCGCACTGGAGGCGGGCAACAACACGCTGCTCTACCTGGACGACATCCAGCACACCTCGCCGGAACTCCTCCAGAAGTTCATCCCGCTGTGCGACGCCACCCGCCGCGTCGAGGGCGTACGGGACGGCGAGCCGCGCAGCTACGACCTGCGGGGCAAGCGGTTCGCGGTGTGCATGGCGGGCAACCCGTACACCGAGTCCGGCGAGCGCTTCCAGGTCCCCGACATGCTCGCCAACCGGGCCGACGTGTGGAACCTGGGCGAGGTGCTGAGCGGCCGCGAGGACGTCTTCGCGCTGAGCTTCGTCGAGAACGCGCTCACCGCCAACCCGGTCCTCGCCCCGCTCGCCGGCCGTTCCCGCGACGACCTGACGCTGCTGCTGCGGCTGGCCGCCGCCGACCCCACGGCCCGCCCCGAACAGCTCGAACACCCCTATGCCCCGGCCGAGGTGGACCGGATCACCGCCGTGCTGCGCCATCTGCTGCGGGCCCGCGACACGGTGCTCGCGGTCAACGCCGCGTACATCGCGTCGGCCGCGCAGACGGACGCCACGCGCACCGAACCGCCGTTCCGGCTCCAGGGCTCGTACCGCAACATGAACCGGATCGCGGAGCGGATCTCGCCCGTGATGAACGACGCCGAGCTGTCCGCCGTGGTGGACGACCACTACGCGGGCGAGGCGCAGACCCTGACCAACGGCGCCGAGGCGGCCCTGCTGAAGCTGGCCGCGCTGCGCGGCACGCTCACCGGCCGGCAGGCCGAACGCTGGGCCGCGCTCTGCTCCTCGTACGTCCGCACCCAGGCGCTCGGCGGGCCCGAGGGCGACCCGATGACCCGCGCGGTGGCCGCGCTCGGCCTGCTCGCGGACCGGATCGCGGCGGTCGAGACGGCGATCGGCCGCGCGGCGGACCCGCGCCACCTGCTGTCCAGGCCGCCGGCCGGAAGCCAGGAGAACGGCTGACCCTACTGATCCGCGGAAGGGAGCAAGGCATGCTGGGTTCCGTGTCCTCATTCCCCCAGCAACCCCAACCCTCCCCGTTCTCCGGCCACATGGTGGTCTGCGGCGACGACGCGCTCGCCCAGCGGCTCGCCGTGGAGCTGCGTTACGTCTACGGGGAACGGGTCACCCTCGTCGTGCCCCCGGAGCCGGGCGCGGCCAGACCGGAGTCGCCGCTGAGCGGGCGCGGCCGGGCGGCCGCGCTGTTCGGCCGGATGGCGTCCGCGATGAACCGCAACGGGGGCGGGCTGCCCCACGGCTCGGACGGGGACACCAACGCCGGGGTCGAGGCGGTGCGCATCCTCCAGGCGGCGGAACCCTCCGACGAGTCGCTGGAGGAGGCGGGCATCGACACGGCGTCGGCGGTGGCGCTCGTCTACGACGACGACGAGCGCAACATCCGGGCCGCGCTGACCGCCCGCCGGCTCAACCCCCGTGTCCGGCTGGTGATCCGGCTCTACAACCGCAAGCTCGGCCTGCATCTGGAGACCCTGCTCGACCAGGCGGCCGCCCTCGCGTCCCCCGGCATCGACCAGGCCGCGCTGGACGCCTCCACCACGGTCCTGTCCGACGCCGACACCGCCGCCCCCGCCCTCGCGGCCACCGCGCTCGCCGGTTCGACCCGGGTGATCCGGGCGGAGGGCCTGTTCCTTCGCGCGGCCGAACGCACCCCGCCCCGGCCGGGCCAGGTCGCCGAGCCCGCCCTGTGCACACTGGCCCTGCTCTCCTCCACCACCCACGACCCGGCCGGCGCGGAGGGCTCCGACAGCAGCGGCGCGGAGGGCCCCCAGCTCCTCCCCGACCAGAACCAGGTGGCGGCCGCCGCCGGACGCGGCACGGTGGTCCTGGAGGCCGTCACCCAGTCGGGCCCGGCCGCGCCCAAGCCCCGGATGAGCGGCCGGAGCGCCCCGCTGAGCCAGTTCTTCTCGCGCCGGCTGCGGTGGTCGGCACTGGGCGTCGGGCTGGCCGTCCTCGGCCTCGCGGTGGCCTCCTCGGTCACCACGGGCGACCACCCCCTGCACGCCGTCTACCTCACCCTCCTCGACCTGTTCGCGATGGGCGACCCGGCGATCGGCGACCCCACGCCCCGCCAGATCATCCAGATCCTCTCCGGCATCGCCGGCCTGATGCTGCTCCCCCTCCTGGTGGCCGGCGTCCTGGAGGCCTTCGGCTCCCTGCGGACGGCCTCCTCCCTGCGCCGCCCGCCGCGCGGCCTGTCCGGCCATGTGGTGCTGCTGGGCCTCGGCAAGATCGGCACCCGCGTCCTGGTCCACCTGCGGGAGCTGGGCATCCCGGTCGTCTGCGTGGAGGACGACCCCGACGCGCGCGGCATCGCGGTGGCCCGCCGCCTGCACGTGCCGGTCGTCCTCGGTGACGTCACCCACGAAGGGGTGCTGGAGGCCGCGAAGATCACCCGCTCCCGCGGCCTCCTCGCCCTGACCAGCGTCGACACGACGAACCTGGAGGCCGCGCTCTACGCCCGCTCGCTCAAGCCGAACCTGCGGGTGACGGTGCGCCTGTTCGACGACGAGTTCGCCACCGCGGTCTACCGCACCCTGCGCACGGCCCACCCGCAGGCCCTGACCCGTTCCCGCTCCGTCTCCCACCTGGCCGGACCCTCCTTCGCGGTCGCCATGATGGGCCGGCAGATCCTGGGCGCGATCCCGGTCGAGCGCAAGGTGATGCTCTTCGCCGCGATCGAGGTGGCGGGCCATCCGCAGCTGGAGGGGCGCACGGTGGAGCAGGCGTTTCGCGCGGGCGCGTGGCGTGTCCTGGCCCTGGACGTGGCCCCGCCCGCACCGCCGGGCGCGCCGGGCGCCCCGGCGGAGCAGAGCGGCCTGGTCTGGAACCTCCACCCCGGCTACGTCCTGCGCCCCACGGACCGCGTGGTGGTCGCCGCGACCCGCCGCGGTTTGGCGGAGCTTTTGGGGCGGCGGGCGCTGACGCGGCGCTGAGGTTCGGTTGCCCCGGTCCGGGGCGCGAGTCTTTGTCCTCAATCGCCGGACCGGCTTGAATGCGGCGCCGGCCCCCGCGGGCTTTGCCCCGGTCCGGGCCGACCGGTTCCGTCCTCAATCGCCGGACGGGCTGAAGAGCACGCCTGCGCGCCCTGGGTGGGGTCCGGGGTCCCTCCGGGGCGTCTCCTCAGACGACGAACGTTCCGCCGGTACGCAGCCGTACCCGGGTATCCGTTCGTCGTCCTGCGGGGACTCCCCTGCACGCCCCCGGACCGGCCGTCGTGCGTCTGCGGTAGACGTACCACTGGCGTGCAGACGCAGGTGGACGTGGGTGGGGGCGTGCAGGGGAGTCCCCGCAGAAAATGGCGTACGACCCGGGTCCTCCGCGTCGTTGGGTGAACACGCCATTTTTGAGGAGTCTGCCCGGAGGGACCCCGCCCCCACCCACCGGACGGTGGGCGACCCGCACCCCACGGAGGAGGGCCACCCCCAGCCCGTCCGGCGATTGAGGACGGAACCCCGCACCCCCGCACCCCTCACCCCCGCCCCCTCACCCCCACCCCCGCCGGCACAGCACAACCCGGTACCCGTCCGGGTCCTCCACCGTGACGCCCCACTCGTTCCAGTACGGGTTCGGCGAGGTGACCCGCGTACCGCCGGACGCCAGCAGCCGTGCCACCAGCTCATCCGGCACGGCCCCGTCCAGGTACAGCACGAGCAGGTCGTCGTCGGTGGGGCGAGGCCGCACAGGGTGGTCGCCGCCGGACGTCAGCTCCAGATGCCAGGACGCGTCCGGATGCCCCACCATGAGAAGGTCATGCGCACCAGGCGCCCGCCCCGCATCCGCGCGGAAGAGGACCGTCAGCCCGAGCCCGGCAACCCAGAAGCGCTCGGCGGCGGCGAGATCCAGGGACGGTCGGGCCAGCCGGACGTGGGTCTCTCCGGTGAATGACACAGACGGCCCTCCTTCATCGAGCGGCACGCACGGCCACGCACCGGAGCCCGCAGCGTACGCACCGGCACGGGCCAGGCACATCGGCCAACGGTCCTGGTCCTCAGGGACCGGACCCCGCGCTCATGTCCGAGGAATACAACCCCCCAGCCCCCCGTTGTACCGTGTGCAAGAATAGTTCAACGTTCAACCAAACAAGCCACTCGGCCAGGAGGCGGACGCCATGCAGTTCGGGATCTTCACCGTCGGGGACGTCACCACCGACCCCACCACCGGCACGACACCGAGCGAGCACGCGCGGATCAAGGCGACCGTCGCCATCGCACGGAAGGCCGAGGAGGTCGGGCTCGACGTGTTCGCGACGGGCGAGCACCACAACCCGCCGTTCGTCCCCTCCTCACCGACCACCACGCTGGGCTTCATCGCGGCGCAGACGAACCGCATCATCCTGTCGACCTCGACCACGCTGATCACGACCAACGACCCGGTGAAGATCGCCGAGGACTACGCGACGCTCCAGCACCTGGCCGACGGCCGCGTGGACCTGATGATGGGGCGCGGGAACACCGGCCCGGTGTACCCGTGGTTCGGCAAGGACATCCGCCAGGGCATCCCGCTCGCGGTGGAGAACTACGCCCTGCTGCACAAGCTGTGGCGGGAGGACGTCGTGGACTGGGAGGGCAAGTTCCGGACGCCGCTCCAGTCGTTCACGGCGACACCGCGCCCGCTGGACGGCGTACCGCCGTTCGTCTGGCACGGCTCGATCCGGTCCCCGGAGATCGCCGAGCAGGCCGCGTACTACGGCGACGGCTTCTTCCACAACAACATCTTCTGGCCCATCGAGCACACGAGGAAGATGGTGAACCTGTACCGGCAGCGGTACGCGCACTACGGCCACGGCACCGCCGAGCAGGCGATCGTCGGCCTCGGCGGCCAGGTGTTCATGCGGAAGAACTCGCAGGACGCGGTACGCGAGTTCCGCCCGTACTTCGACAACGCCCCGGTCTACGGGCACGGGCCGTCGATGGAGGACTTCACGCAGCAGACGCCGCTGACCGTGGGCTCCCCGCAGGAGGTCATCGAGCGGACGCTGACCTTCCGGGACGCGGTCGGTGACTACCAGCGCCAGCTGTTCCTGATGGACCACGCGGGGCTGCCGCTGAAGACGGTGCTGGAGCAGCTGGACATCCTCGGCGAGGAGGTCGTCCCCGTACTGCGCAAGGAGTTCGCCGCGCTGCGGCCGGCCGGAGTCCCCGAGACCGCGCCGCTGCACCCGGCCGTCGCCGCCACGATCACGAAGGAGAACTGACCGTGTTCGCCACCGAACCGCTGAGGATCGTCGCCGTATCGGCCGGGCTCAGCAACCCCTCGTCCACCCGGCTGCTGGCCGACCGGCTGGCCGCCGCGACGCGGGAGCAGCTGGAGACCGGGCAGGACCGCCCGGTCGAGGTCCGGGTGATCGAGCTGCGGGACCTGGCCGTGGACATCGCGGGCCACCTGGTGTCCGGCTTCCCGCCGGCCGCCCTGGAGGACGCGCTCGCCGCGGTGACCGGGGCGGACGGCCTGATCGCCGTCACACCGGTCTTCACCGCCTCGTACAGCGGGCTGTTCAAGTCGTTCTTCGACCTGGTCGAGAACACCGCCCTGACCGGCAAGCCCGTGCTCATCGCGGCGACCGGCGGCACCGCCCGGCACTCGCTGGTGCTGGAGCACGCGATGCGCCCGCTCTTCGCCTACCTGCGGGCGGTCACGCTGCCGACGTCGGTGTACGCGGCATCGGAGGACTGGGGCGCGGCGGGCGACGCGTACGCGGACGGCCTGCCGGTCCGCATCCGGCGCGCGGGCGGCGAGCTGGCCCACGCGGTCACGGGCGGCGGCACGGTCTCGGGCGCCTCCAGGGCGCCGGGCCCGGACGACGAGGTGGTCCCGTTCGCGCAGCAGCTCGCCGCGCTGCGCCCGGCCTGACCGACCCCGGGGATCGCTCTTTCGCCCGTTTTGACTAGAGTCGTACGGGAAGGCGTATCCCGAAGGCCAAGCACAACAGCAGAACCCAGCTGGAGGCAGAGATGGGCAGGATCGTGGTGGGCGTCGACGGCTCCGAGTCGTCGGTCAAGGCACTGCACTGGGCCGTACGCCAGGCGCAGCTGACCGGCGACACGGTGGAGGCGGTCAACAGCTGGGAGTACCCCGCGACCAGCTGGGCATCGATGATGCCGGGCCTGCCGGAGGACTTCGACCCGCAGGCGCTGGCCACCGTGTCGCTCACGGAGACGCTGGAGGAGGCGCTGGGCGCCGAGGGCGCCGCCGCCGTCAGCAAGGTCGTGGTGATCGGCAATCCGGCGCAGGCGCTGCTCGACCGCGCGGAGGGCGCGAACCTGCTGGTCGTGGGCGCACGCGGCTACAGCGGCTTCAAGGCGACCCTGCTCGGCTCGGTCAGCCTGCACGTCACCCAGCACGCGTCGTGCCCGGTGACGGTCGTCCGCAACTGAGAGCGGGGAGGGGGCCCGCACCACGCGTGGTGCGGGCCCCCTCCCGTACGTCACAGCTCCACGACGTCCGCCACCGCGCAGGCCACGTTGTCGGGCGCGCCGGCCGCCCCCGCCAGCTCCATCAAGCCGCGCACGGCCGTGCCGGGCCCGTCCGCCTCGGCCAGCACCCGCGCCAGCTCCCCGCCGTCGACGACGGCCGAGAGCCCGTCCGAGCAGAGCAGATAGCGGTCGCCGGGCCGGGCGTCCCGGACGTCCACATCGGGCCCGAAGCCGTACGACCCGTCGCCGGAGAGCACCTTGAGCAGCATCGCCCGCTGCGGGTGCGAGAACGCCTCCTCCTCGGTCAGCGAACCGTCGTCGATCATCGACTGGACGAGGCTGTGGTCGTGCGTGATCCGGAACAGCTCGCCCCCGCGCAGCAGATACGCCCGCGAGTCCCCGATGTGCACGAGGCCCAGCTGCGAGCCCGTCCACACCATCGCGGTCAGCGTCGTCCCGGACTCCTCCGGCGCCCCGCCCCCACCGCTCCCCGCGACCGCGTCC comes from Streptomyces sp. Mut1 and encodes:
- a CDS encoding DNA repair ATPase, with product MDTVTPPTAGDYDVLRRRLSTHATELARRAESLNTRRTEEFGSTGLRLLGSEQIHTQRPSVPRDLVAVGGRLLFGFERGAGHRGEPAVDDVLALHDADLTPGTDGLLADTSFVREFDGLHRYFRDARLLRLRRTEGRLLAVFRTGETAEDIRVLRWALNADGSAGAFLDARGERDHVFPPSHDFTWTTAGRESHIAGRHPHIAIGCEAELYVDTLGGSLTVKTVNDTDTPDGIYEEPVTEPLQSLADAEVEYAELGPLVLLRVRPYKEEARRYLVFNALLSTVTRLDGIGPACQRLPEDQGIIFPGGFYLTTGEARTFDIAQPLTDPVFEDAVRSPNGEDVLYVFRSRRDGRSLLLPYNVIRQEVATPLQGRGHALLDDGTLVVLRDPVEGGDGGAARVHPLQRWQTPYVSDTYAASRPVGDGPLARVGNADLVRGISDCLALAHAASETTPTAAVYDRLVTDCVRAGDRYHWLGDTELGDLADPLGELRETARQVVAEFEAVQELTRQAADALTETADRITTMVRRVRGEAPRTAAEWVERLTELRGAHGHLATLAEMRYADTERIAQLTATTNDDIEAAGRRAVAFLARDDAFAGYHEDIARLTEEAGEIASVSDASALGDRLAGMTDGLSTVTDVVAGLDIGDGVVRTSILERIAEVLGAVNRARATLDARRRTLLDHEGRAEFAAEAALLGQAVTAALAAADTPDSCDEQLARLLLQLENLEARFAEFDDFLAELGERRTEVYEAFSARRQSLQDALARRTERLADSAARVLETVARRSAALPDPDAVHTYFASDPMVAKIRRTAEELRGLGDTVRAEELDGRLLAARQEAGRALRDRSELYADGGAVIRLGRHRFAVNTQPFELTLVPQDDRLAFAVTGTDYRMPVTDPEFAATRPYWEQSLPSESPSVYRGEHLAARLLAEQGADRLAALGETELATRVRESAQAAYDEGYQRGVHDEDATAILGALLRLHADAGLLRFTPAVRAAAQLFWTHEADDARRTSWTRRARSLARARETFGLAPAIAALQEEWASVIPGEGSGGVAAYLFEELTGGPEGFVTGAAVRAFLDKFRHATGTSAYDEDLAALADDLPARRQLVEGWLTSYAGASGTDIDPGDLAEAVAVELCPEPLLARYEADAPLTETVDGLLGVHPRVDRGRLTVRIDELLARTERFRIETVPGFRAYQRRRTTLVSAERTRLRLDDHRPRVMSAFVRNRLLDEVYLPLIGDSLAKQLGTADADRRTDSQGLLLLVSPPGYGKTTLMEYVADRLGLVLVKISGPNLGHDVTSLDPAQGGSATARQEIEKINFALEAGNNTLLYLDDIQHTSPELLQKFIPLCDATRRVEGVRDGEPRSYDLRGKRFAVCMAGNPYTESGERFQVPDMLANRADVWNLGEVLSGREDVFALSFVENALTANPVLAPLAGRSRDDLTLLLRLAAADPTARPEQLEHPYAPAEVDRITAVLRHLLRARDTVLAVNAAYIASAAQTDATRTEPPFRLQGSYRNMNRIAERISPVMNDAELSAVVDDHYAGEAQTLTNGAEAALLKLAALRGTLTGRQAERWAALCSSYVRTQALGGPEGDPMTRAVAALGLLADRIAAVETAIGRAADPRHLLSRPPAGSQENG
- a CDS encoding NAD-binding protein; amino-acid sequence: MLGSVSSFPQQPQPSPFSGHMVVCGDDALAQRLAVELRYVYGERVTLVVPPEPGAARPESPLSGRGRAAALFGRMASAMNRNGGGLPHGSDGDTNAGVEAVRILQAAEPSDESLEEAGIDTASAVALVYDDDERNIRAALTARRLNPRVRLVIRLYNRKLGLHLETLLDQAAALASPGIDQAALDASTTVLSDADTAAPALAATALAGSTRVIRAEGLFLRAAERTPPRPGQVAEPALCTLALLSSTTHDPAGAEGSDSSGAEGPQLLPDQNQVAAAAGRGTVVLEAVTQSGPAAPKPRMSGRSAPLSQFFSRRLRWSALGVGLAVLGLAVASSVTTGDHPLHAVYLTLLDLFAMGDPAIGDPTPRQIIQILSGIAGLMLLPLLVAGVLEAFGSLRTASSLRRPPRGLSGHVVLLGLGKIGTRVLVHLRELGIPVVCVEDDPDARGIAVARRLHVPVVLGDVTHEGVLEAAKITRSRGLLALTSVDTTNLEAALYARSLKPNLRVTVRLFDDEFATAVYRTLRTAHPQALTRSRSVSHLAGPSFAVAMMGRQILGAIPVERKVMLFAAIEVAGHPQLEGRTVEQAFRAGAWRVLALDVAPPAPPGAPGAPAEQSGLVWNLHPGYVLRPTDRVVVAATRRGLAELLGRRALTRR
- a CDS encoding VOC family protein codes for the protein MSFTGETHVRLARPSLDLAAAERFWVAGLGLTVLFRADAGRAPGAHDLLMVGHPDASWHLELTSGGDHPVRPRPTDDDLLVLYLDGAVPDELVARLLASGGTRVTSPNPYWNEWGVTVEDPDGYRVVLCRRGWG
- a CDS encoding LLM class flavin-dependent oxidoreductase, which translates into the protein MQFGIFTVGDVTTDPTTGTTPSEHARIKATVAIARKAEEVGLDVFATGEHHNPPFVPSSPTTTLGFIAAQTNRIILSTSTTLITTNDPVKIAEDYATLQHLADGRVDLMMGRGNTGPVYPWFGKDIRQGIPLAVENYALLHKLWREDVVDWEGKFRTPLQSFTATPRPLDGVPPFVWHGSIRSPEIAEQAAYYGDGFFHNNIFWPIEHTRKMVNLYRQRYAHYGHGTAEQAIVGLGGQVFMRKNSQDAVREFRPYFDNAPVYGHGPSMEDFTQQTPLTVGSPQEVIERTLTFRDAVGDYQRQLFLMDHAGLPLKTVLEQLDILGEEVVPVLRKEFAALRPAGVPETAPLHPAVAATITKEN
- a CDS encoding FMN reductase — protein: MFATEPLRIVAVSAGLSNPSSTRLLADRLAAATREQLETGQDRPVEVRVIELRDLAVDIAGHLVSGFPPAALEDALAAVTGADGLIAVTPVFTASYSGLFKSFFDLVENTALTGKPVLIAATGGTARHSLVLEHAMRPLFAYLRAVTLPTSVYAASEDWGAAGDAYADGLPVRIRRAGGELAHAVTGGGTVSGASRAPGPDDEVVPFAQQLAALRPA
- a CDS encoding universal stress protein translates to MGRIVVGVDGSESSVKALHWAVRQAQLTGDTVEAVNSWEYPATSWASMMPGLPEDFDPQALATVSLTETLEEALGAEGAAAVSKVVVIGNPAQALLDRAEGANLLVVGARGYSGFKATLLGSVSLHVTQHASCPVTVVRN